One segment of Panicum virgatum strain AP13 chromosome 1K, P.virgatum_v5, whole genome shotgun sequence DNA contains the following:
- the LOC120654538 gene encoding uncharacterized protein LOC120654538 yields MAGVDAGGGLHGFARHGSRTKEKEEEKADTASWEIRMHEVNDHIHIFGMSLLYTRWVHHGESPDGQVAEFRGEEVQPDEYDDGGGIHLGEDDQDHDQADDQDDDHGVTEMISDLYTAVEEDGGTPSFAKCQFPKSYDEAKKYLRELGIAYESIHVSKNNCVLFHKSEVFDTDYVNLEACPVCDESRWEGGESGRRVPHKVLRHFPLIPRLKRMFAMKRTAEEAQWHKVGRKPVANEMSHVADGEAWKDFDRKYQSFAADARNLRLSLATDGFNPFGNMSTQYSMWPVLVTPLNLPPWECVNSANCFMSLLIPGPSSPGKDFDLFLEPLIEELLALWKGVSTYDAVSGKKFDLRAAVLWCIHDYPALSTLSGRTTKGYYACIHCDKNPLSRALRGKIAYIGHRRFLPKDHEWRKSLAFDGCRETRDAPGKFSSKEVQAELEKVKDVRPGKHPAPAPRKRKHGEKSSTKIWSRKVGLWKLPYWKDLLLPHNLDVMHIEKNICDALLGILLKIEGKNKDTENARLDLYDMGIRHEFHLREDGDGCRMPEAFYVLNKENRTRFCKFLKGVKFPHGYAANLGRFISADGTKLQGRLKTHCCHVLLQKIMPAGLRGLVRQDVYVAIAELGDFFRELCSRNLKIDVVKGLKEKIPVILCKLEKIFPPAFFDVMVHLAVHLPDEALLRGPVSVWMDVPNREEIGYFEEFCE; encoded by the exons CATGAAGTGAATGACCATATACACATCTTTGGAATGTCACTTTTGTACACTCGTTGGGTTCATCATGGAGAGTCTCCAGATGGCCAGGTTGCTGAGTTCAGAGGGGAGGAGGTGCAGCCTGATGAATATGATGATGGTGGAGGGATACATTTGGGTGAGGATGACCAAGATCATGACCAAGCTGATGACCAAGATGATGATCACGGAGTCACGGAGATGATATCAGATTTGTACACAGCAGTAGAGGAAGATGGAGGGACTCCAAGTTTTGCCAAA TGTCAGTTTCCAAAGTCGTATGATGAGGCGAAGAAGTATCTTCGTGAATTGGGCATTGCATATGAATCAATCCATGTGTCCAAGAACAATTGTGTTTTGTTTCATAAGTCTGAGGTGTTTGACACCGATTATGTCAACCTAGAAGCATGCCCAGTTTGTGATGAATCTAGATGGGAAGGTGGTGAGAGTGGCAGGCGGGTTCCTCATAAGGTCTTGAGGCACTTTCCACTTATACCAAGGCTGAAGAGGATGTTTGCCATGAAACGAACTGCTGAGGAGGCCCAGTGGCACAAGGTGGGTAGGAAGCCAGTCGCCAATGAAATGAGCCATGTAGCTGATGGGGAGGCATGGAAGGACTTTGATAGGAAGTATCAATCTTTTGCAGCGGATGCAAGGAACTTGAGGCTTTCCCTAGCTACAGATGGTTTCAACCCTTTTGGCAACATGAGCACTCAATATAGCATGTGGCCTGTGCTTGTGACACCTCTGAACCTACCACCATGGGAATGTGTTAATTCAGCCAACTGTTTTATGTCTTTGCTCATCCCGGGTCCATCATCTCCTGGAAAAGATTTTGACTTGTTTCTCGAGCCTCTAATTGAAGaattgcttgctctttggaaaGGAGTGTCCACTTATGATGCTGTTAGTGGTAAAAAGTTTGATCTTCGTGCCGCTGTGTTGTGGTGCATACATGATTATCCAGCCTTGAGCACCTTGTCGGGGCGAACCACAAAAGGTTATTATGCATGTATCCACTGTGACAAAAATCCTTTGTCACGGGCACTGAGGGGTAAGATTGCTTACATTGGCCATCGTCGTTTTCTTCCAAAGGATCATGAGTGGCGGAAAAGCTTGGCTTTTGATGGCTGCCGTGAAACCAGGGATGCGCCGGGCAAATTCAGTAGTAAAGAGGTTCAAGCGGAACTAGAGAAGGTGAAAGATGTGAGGCCAGGAAAGcatcccgcacccgcacccAGGAAAAGGAAGCATGGGGAGAAAAGCAGCACCAAAATTTGGAGTCGCAAAGTTGGGTTGTGGAAGCTACCATATTGGAAGGACTTGTTGCTGCCACACAATCTCGATGTTATGCACATAGAGAAGAACATTTGTGATGCCCTCCTAGGCATATTACTCAAAATTGAGGGCAAGAACAAGGACACCGAAAATGCAAGGTTGGATTTGTATGATATGGGCATTAGACACGAATTTCACTTGCGAGAGGATGGAGATGGGTGTAGGATGCCAGAGGCTTTCTATGTATTGAACAAGGAAAATAGAACTAGATTCTGCAAGTTCCTCAAAGGTGTGAAGTTTCCACATGGTTATGCCGCCAACCTAGGCAGATTCATAAGTGCAGATGGTACCAAGTTGCAGGGGCGGCTGAAAACTCATTGTTGCCATGTACTACTGCAAAAGATCATGCCTGCTGGATTAAGAGGATTGGTGAGGCAAGATGTGTATGTAGCAATTGCGGAGCTTGGGGACTTTTTCAGAGAATTGTGTAGTAGAAATCTGAAGATAGATGTTGTGAAAGGACTAAAGGAGAAAATCCCAGTTATCCTTTGCAAGCTTGAGAAAATTTTCCCTCCAGCCTTTTTTGATGTCATGGTGCACCTAGCTGTGCATCTACCTGATGAGGCATTGCTTAGAGGCCCTGTGTCAGTATGGATGGATGTACCCAATAGAGAGGAGATTGGGTACTTTGAAGAATTTTGTGAGTAA